In Mycolicibacterium alvei, a single window of DNA contains:
- the nrdF gene encoding class 1b ribonucleoside-diphosphate reductase subunit beta, whose translation MKLIDRVSAINWNRLQDEKDAEVWDRLTGNFWLPEKVPVSNDIPSWGTLTAHEKQLTMRVFTGLTLLDTIQGTVGAVSLIPDALTPHEEAVYTNIAFMESVHARSYSNIFSTLCSTAEIDDAFRWSEENPNLQRKAEIVMQYYKGDEPLKRKVASTLLESFLFYSGFYLPMYWSSRAKLTNTADMIRLIIRDEAVHGYYIGYKYQRGLALVDEAKRAELKDYTYELLFELYDNEVEYTQDLYDEVGLTEDVKKFLRYNANKALMNLGYEALFPKDETDVNPAILSALSPNADENHDFFSGSGSSYVIGKAVVTEDEDWDF comes from the coding sequence ATGAAGCTGATCGACCGTGTCTCAGCGATCAACTGGAACCGTCTCCAGGATGAGAAGGATGCCGAGGTCTGGGATCGGCTCACCGGTAATTTCTGGTTGCCGGAGAAGGTGCCGGTGTCCAACGACATCCCGTCGTGGGGCACGCTCACCGCGCACGAGAAGCAGCTCACCATGCGGGTGTTCACCGGGCTGACGCTGCTGGACACCATCCAGGGCACGGTCGGTGCGGTCAGCCTGATCCCGGATGCGCTCACCCCGCACGAGGAAGCCGTCTACACCAACATCGCCTTCATGGAGTCGGTGCACGCGCGCAGCTACAGCAATATCTTCTCCACGCTGTGCTCGACGGCCGAGATCGACGACGCGTTCCGCTGGTCGGAGGAAAACCCCAACCTGCAGCGCAAGGCCGAGATCGTCATGCAGTACTACAAGGGTGACGAACCGCTCAAGCGCAAGGTGGCCTCCACACTGCTGGAGAGCTTCCTGTTCTACTCGGGCTTCTACCTGCCGATGTACTGGAGCAGCCGGGCCAAGCTGACCAACACCGCCGATATGATCCGGCTGATCATTCGCGACGAGGCCGTGCACGGCTACTACATCGGCTACAAGTACCAGCGCGGGCTGGCTCTGGTCGACGAGGCCAAGCGCGCCGAGCTCAAGGATTACACCTACGAGCTGCTCTTCGAGCTCTACGACAACGAGGTCGAATACACCCAGGATCTCTACGACGAGGTCGGGCTGACCGAGGACGTCAAGAAGTTCCTGCGCTACAACGCCAACAAGGCGCTGATGAACCTCGGCTACGAGGCGCTGTTCCCCAAAGACGAGACCGACGTGAACCCGGCGATCCTGTCCGCGCTCTCACCGAATGCCGACGAGAACCATGACTTCTTCTCGGGATCCGGTTCCTCGTACGTGATCGGCAAGGCTGTTGTCACCGAAGACGAGGACTGGGACTTCTAG
- a CDS encoding flavin-containing monooxygenase — MTAAQPSPQGQQPIHTRALIIGSGFSGMGMAIELQRRGVDFLILEKADEFGGTWRDNTYPGCACDIPSHMYSFSFEPKSDWSHMWSFQPEIQDYLLGVATKYGLRRYTRFNTHVDRAHWDEQELRWHVFSDTGQEFIAQFLISGAGGLHIPSIPDIEGRDEFAGVAFHSAQWDHSVDITGKRVAVIGTGASAIQIVPAIVDDVAELHLYQRTPAWVMPRVNTKFPQSIRRMFSYVPGTRAAMRAAIYWIHEGVGFAMTQQPWLLKIGDALGRYNINRSIKDPELRRKLTPNYRAGCKRILNSDTYYRGIANPKTQVITESIARMTPTGIVTADGVEHPADVVVWATGFHVTDSYTYVDIKGAGGEDLVARWNREGMSAHRGVAVAGMPNLFFLLGPNTALGHNSVVFMIESQIRYVGQAIAAVDKAGAAALSPSPRAQAEFNAELQHNLADTVFSTGGCRSWYMDAHGVNRTLWSGMTWQYWLAMRKLDAEEFDFIRADRDTKAQDAGVPAGA; from the coding sequence ATGACGGCTGCCCAACCCTCACCGCAGGGTCAGCAACCCATCCACACCCGCGCCCTGATCATCGGCAGCGGGTTCTCGGGGATGGGAATGGCGATCGAGCTGCAACGCCGCGGCGTTGATTTCCTCATCCTGGAGAAGGCCGACGAGTTCGGTGGAACGTGGCGCGACAACACCTATCCGGGTTGCGCGTGCGACATCCCGTCGCACATGTACTCGTTCTCCTTCGAGCCGAAATCGGACTGGAGCCACATGTGGTCCTTCCAGCCCGAGATCCAGGATTACCTGCTCGGCGTGGCGACCAAGTACGGGCTGCGCCGCTACACCCGGTTCAACACCCACGTGGACCGCGCGCATTGGGACGAACAGGAACTGCGCTGGCACGTGTTCAGCGACACCGGTCAGGAGTTCATCGCCCAGTTCCTGATCTCGGGCGCCGGCGGCCTGCACATCCCTTCGATCCCTGACATCGAGGGACGCGACGAATTTGCCGGTGTGGCATTCCATTCCGCTCAGTGGGACCACAGCGTCGATATCACCGGCAAGCGGGTCGCGGTGATCGGCACCGGGGCCAGCGCCATCCAGATCGTGCCTGCCATCGTCGACGACGTCGCCGAGCTTCACCTCTACCAGCGGACCCCGGCCTGGGTGATGCCGCGGGTGAACACCAAGTTCCCGCAATCGATTCGGCGCATGTTCAGCTATGTGCCCGGCACTCGCGCAGCGATGCGGGCCGCCATTTACTGGATTCACGAGGGTGTCGGTTTCGCCATGACCCAGCAGCCGTGGCTGCTCAAGATCGGCGATGCGTTGGGCCGCTACAACATCAATCGCAGCATCAAGGATCCCGAGCTGCGCCGCAAACTCACCCCGAACTATCGCGCCGGGTGCAAGCGAATCCTCAACTCCGACACCTACTATCGCGGTATCGCCAACCCCAAGACCCAGGTGATCACCGAGTCCATCGCCCGGATGACGCCGACCGGCATCGTCACTGCCGACGGGGTCGAGCATCCGGCCGACGTGGTCGTATGGGCCACCGGTTTCCACGTCACCGACTCCTACACCTACGTCGACATCAAGGGCGCCGGCGGCGAGGACCTGGTGGCCCGGTGGAACCGGGAGGGGATGTCTGCGCACCGCGGGGTGGCGGTCGCGGGCATGCCGAACCTGTTCTTCCTGCTCGGGCCGAACACTGCGCTGGGGCACAACTCGGTGGTGTTCATGATCGAGTCGCAGATCCGTTATGTCGGTCAGGCGATCGCCGCCGTCGACAAGGCCGGGGCCGCTGCACTGTCGCCCAGCCCGCGAGCCCAGGCGGAGTTCAATGCCGAGCTGCAGCACAATCTGGCCGACACCGTATTCAGCACCGGAGGTTGCCGGAGCTGGTACATGGACGCTCACGGCGTCAACCGCACCCTGTGGAGCGGCATGACCTGGCAGTACTGGCTGGCAATGCGCAAGCTGGACGCGGAAGAGTTCGATTTCATCCGTGCCGACCGCGACACGAAGGCACAAGATGCTGGGGTCCCCGCGGGTGCTTAA